One genomic region from Metallosphaera tengchongensis encodes:
- a CDS encoding CTP synthase: protein MTKYIVVTGGVLSSVGKGTVSASIGLLLKERGFRVSIIKIDPYLNVDAGTMNPYMHGEVFVTEDGAETDLDLGHYERFLDINTSKHNNITAGKVYFEVIRKEREGKYMGQTVQIIPHVTEEIKKMVTKVGEIEKSDIVISEIGGTVGDIEGLPFLEAMRELRLDEEEHNVIFVHVALVEYLSVTGELKTKPLQHSVQELRRIGIQPDIIIARSIVELDDETRRKIALFTNVRPEYIFSSYDVQTPYEVPLILEKQGLGNKIIYKLNLNQRNQASFEEWSKFVNSVKNKEGKRVKIALIGKYTKLKDSYLSIKEAIYHASSQLGIVPELLWVESTDLEKDSDAGKVLEQAEGIIVLPGFGSRGAEGKIRAIHYARTNNVPFLGICFGLQLAVVEFARNVLGLSGANTTEVDPSTSFPVVSLLDEQKKVTQFGGTMRLGSQRIHLMKDTLVYSLYGEDVIYERHRHRYEVNPSYVDSLQAHGLIVSGVSDNGLVEMIELKDHRFFVATQAHPEFKSRPLRPAPLFTGFLKAIIGK, encoded by the coding sequence GTGACAAAATATATAGTGGTAACAGGTGGCGTGCTTTCTAGTGTAGGCAAGGGGACAGTCTCAGCTTCTATTGGTCTCCTTCTTAAGGAAAGGGGTTTCAGGGTAAGCATAATCAAAATAGACCCTTATCTTAACGTTGACGCGGGCACAATGAACCCGTACATGCACGGGGAAGTATTTGTTACGGAAGACGGGGCTGAAACTGATCTAGACCTAGGACATTACGAGAGGTTCCTTGATATAAACACAAGTAAGCATAACAATATAACTGCAGGCAAGGTGTACTTTGAGGTCATTAGGAAGGAAAGAGAAGGAAAGTACATGGGGCAAACTGTTCAGATCATCCCTCACGTTACTGAGGAAATAAAAAAGATGGTCACTAAGGTTGGCGAAATAGAAAAAAGTGATATTGTAATAAGTGAAATTGGAGGGACAGTTGGAGATATAGAAGGCTTACCGTTCCTAGAGGCAATGAGAGAGTTAAGACTTGATGAGGAAGAGCACAACGTAATTTTCGTTCATGTTGCGCTGGTGGAATACCTTTCAGTTACGGGTGAGCTGAAAACTAAACCCTTACAGCATAGCGTTCAAGAACTCAGGAGGATAGGAATTCAGCCTGATATAATTATAGCAAGGTCAATAGTTGAACTCGACGATGAAACTAGAAGAAAGATTGCTCTCTTCACTAACGTTAGACCGGAGTATATATTCTCGAGTTATGATGTGCAGACCCCATATGAGGTCCCCTTGATACTAGAGAAGCAGGGTTTGGGAAATAAGATTATTTATAAGCTTAATTTGAATCAGAGGAACCAAGCCTCTTTCGAGGAGTGGTCAAAGTTCGTAAATTCAGTGAAAAATAAGGAAGGGAAAAGGGTAAAAATTGCCTTAATTGGTAAGTATACAAAGCTTAAGGATAGCTACTTGAGCATCAAGGAGGCTATTTATCACGCTTCCTCGCAACTTGGCATAGTCCCTGAGCTATTGTGGGTTGAATCCACTGACCTGGAGAAGGATAGTGATGCTGGAAAGGTTCTAGAACAGGCCGAGGGGATTATCGTACTGCCAGGATTTGGATCGAGGGGAGCTGAAGGTAAAATAAGGGCGATCCATTACGCTAGGACTAATAACGTTCCCTTCCTCGGTATATGCTTCGGTCTTCAACTTGCTGTGGTAGAATTTGCTAGGAACGTGCTAGGCTTGTCAGGTGCTAATACTACTGAAGTGGATCCAAGCACCTCATTCCCAGTAGTCTCCCTTTTGGATGAGCAAAAGAAAGTAACTCAATTCGGAGGTACTATGAGACTCGGTAGTCAGAGAATTCATCTTATGAAGGACACGTTGGTCTACAGTCTCTACGGTGAAGATGTGATATATGAAAGACATAGGCACAGGTATGAGGTTAATCCTAGCTACGTTGACTCCCTACAGGCGCACGGATTAATTGTTTCTGGAGTGAGCGATAACGGCCTTGTAGAGATGATAGAATTGAAAGACCATAGATTTTTCGTTGCTACCCAGGCACATCCTGAGTTCAAAAGTAGGCCTCTCAGACCTGCACCACTATTTACCGGGTTCCTGAAGGCTATCATCGGAAAGTAG
- a CDS encoding Trm112 family protein, with translation MKYRLMDILACPICKHFHLELIVFQEKEYPKREVKEQIPLCEIYCSYRNMEVKKLENPPCQECIKKEVVEGILLCPACGRWYPIIDEIPRMLPDKLRKRDDDLKFLEKYKMKIPEKVLNEGLPYNIKG, from the coding sequence ATGAAATACAGACTTATGGACATTTTAGCTTGTCCTATATGCAAGCACTTTCACCTGGAGTTGATAGTTTTTCAAGAGAAAGAGTATCCAAAGAGAGAGGTCAAAGAGCAAATTCCTCTTTGTGAAATTTACTGTAGCTACAGGAACATGGAAGTGAAGAAGTTGGAGAACCCACCGTGTCAAGAGTGTATAAAGAAAGAGGTTGTAGAAGGGATCCTCCTATGCCCTGCATGTGGAAGATGGTACCCTATAATAGATGAAATTCCCAGGATGTTGCCAGATAAACTAAGAAAGAGAGACGATGATCTTAAGTTCCTAGAAAAATATAAAATGAAAATACCTGAGAAAGTTCTCAATGAAGGTCTACCCTACAACATCAAGGGATAA
- a CDS encoding U6 snRNA-associated Sm-like protein LSm6 yields the protein MQAKVENPLKSLRMATNKIVLVKLKDGSEYIGKMEQSDGTMNLVLRDCTELREGTADPIAKYGRVLIRGSNVLFVSIDYENVLNSEK from the coding sequence TTGCAAGCGAAAGTAGAAAATCCTTTGAAAAGTCTAAGAATGGCTACGAACAAGATAGTTCTAGTCAAATTAAAGGATGGGTCAGAATACATTGGCAAGATGGAGCAATCTGACGGGACAATGAACCTTGTACTTAGAGACTGTACGGAACTTAGGGAGGGAACAGCAGATCCCATCGCCAAGTATGGAAGAGTTCTAATTAGGGGTAGTAACGTACTATTCGTCAGTATAGACTACGAGAACGTATTGAACTCGGAGAAGTAA
- a CDS encoding orotidine 5'-phosphate decarboxylase / HUMPS family protein, with amino-acid sequence MREDLLNKLREKHLQIALDFIDLDIAYEIARQTRDLNNVIIEAGTPLVKSQGIAGLLKLRETSKILLADTKTADAGDVEVEIAWRGKADIMTVLGIMDDSTIESAVRRARELKLIVQADLIGVKDTVDRAKELFRLGVDIVGFHVGLDVQKKRNITVASLKEEIAEVGKSGLVSVAGGLTPNSIAELSDLPISIYVVGGAITRSQSPRKVTEEIVNILSNTTIPRR; translated from the coding sequence ATGAGAGAAGACTTACTAAACAAGCTGAGAGAGAAACATCTTCAAATAGCGCTAGATTTCATTGACCTAGATATAGCGTATGAGATAGCACGACAGACAAGAGACTTAAACAACGTTATAATTGAGGCAGGAACTCCTCTAGTTAAGTCTCAAGGAATAGCTGGTCTGCTGAAATTGAGGGAGACCAGTAAAATTCTCCTTGCAGACACCAAAACTGCTGACGCTGGAGATGTAGAGGTTGAAATAGCGTGGAGAGGTAAGGCAGACATTATGACAGTTTTAGGAATAATGGATGACTCTACTATAGAGAGCGCAGTTAGAAGAGCTAGGGAGTTGAAGCTTATAGTTCAGGCAGATCTCATAGGGGTTAAGGATACAGTTGATAGAGCAAAGGAGCTATTTAGACTAGGTGTGGATATAGTAGGTTTCCATGTAGGTCTAGATGTACAGAAGAAACGTAATATAACAGTAGCTTCTCTTAAGGAAGAAATAGCAGAAGTAGGCAAAAGTGGATTGGTGTCGGTAGCTGGTGGTCTAACACCGAATAGTATTGCTGAGCTATCGGATCTGCCGATCTCAATCTATGTAGTTGGAGGAGCTATAACAAGAAGTCAGTCTCCCAGAAAGGTGACAGAAGAAATAGTTAATATCTTATCGAACACTACTATACCAAGACGGTGA
- a CDS encoding RIO1 family regulatory kinase/ATPase — protein MNSLTLAERVAVTDKLDYLILKFLIQKREKYQVIPKSIIKNSLNLTENEYAVSSLRLLKTGAVTKTRIRGEEALSITFTGLDIVATKSLYTKKILNRLGIVIGEGKESKVHFGYSFSDDTVAVKYHRIGRRTYKRKIDEFYNGNWISMTLENAKREYENLECVKRNMGNVPSPLGFSVNAVVMEYFEGIPLYRTEVQDPENVLDKILATLRISQVYCDGLTHGDLSPYNVLVDESQNVMIIDWPQATRDNEALEADVENILSYFDRKYSISRDFEEVIDYVKGKT, from the coding sequence ATGAATTCTCTTACTCTTGCAGAGAGAGTAGCCGTAACGGACAAGTTAGATTACCTAATATTGAAGTTTTTAATACAGAAAAGGGAAAAATATCAGGTCATACCCAAAAGCATCATAAAGAATAGTCTCAATCTAACTGAAAACGAGTACGCAGTTAGCTCCCTAAGACTACTGAAAACAGGGGCGGTCACTAAGACACGTATTAGGGGGGAGGAGGCACTCTCTATCACTTTTACGGGTCTGGACATAGTAGCTACTAAATCCCTCTATACTAAAAAAATACTAAACAGGTTAGGTATTGTTATTGGAGAAGGGAAGGAAAGTAAGGTTCACTTTGGGTACAGCTTTAGCGACGACACTGTAGCAGTGAAGTATCACAGGATAGGGAGGAGAACTTACAAACGGAAAATCGATGAGTTTTATAATGGAAACTGGATTTCAATGACTTTAGAAAACGCAAAAAGGGAATACGAAAATTTGGAATGCGTAAAGAGAAATATGGGCAACGTTCCGTCTCCTCTAGGCTTCTCGGTCAATGCTGTAGTAATGGAATACTTTGAGGGCATACCTCTTTATAGGACGGAAGTTCAGGATCCTGAGAACGTACTAGATAAAATATTGGCTACTTTACGCATATCACAGGTTTACTGCGATGGCCTCACACACGGAGATCTCAGTCCTTACAACGTTCTCGTAGATGAATCACAGAACGTAATGATTATTGATTGGCCTCAAGCAACAAGAGATAATGAAGCTTTGGAGGCCGATGTGGAGAACATTTTATCTTATTTTGATAGAAAATATTCCATATCCAGAGATTTCGAGGAGGTAATAGACTACGTAAAGGGGAAAACATGA
- a CDS encoding NAD(P)/FAD-dependent oxidoreductase — translation MRIAILGGGGHGVSVAYHLAKKGVKDISIIEMKRINYGSSGRNAGRYRYHFHSKENVDFAKHAIPYLLELCKKLPLNPVCYRTGYLWILKNDETFNFIRRMDTLWESFGVGGKFLDCSEMDYLKSQDQCYLAPQDGSFHHDYLTFGLYEEIKEKVKIINGEAREILTSGGKVVGVRVNEVTFPADQVVVTLGAWAGDFLGKNGFKVPIEPEKKEIFITEDLKFRVKPLVISDQIYFSHTLKGEIIGGIEDSSPRMFTNFDVSLERTLIFLKELRKLVKGAEGIRILRGWSGYYEMTPDHSHIMGYSQMWPEGLYIDAGYSGHGMMFAPFSGKIMADLIADGYKNKFLDVFNPDRFERNKLVDERMVI, via the coding sequence ATGAGAATAGCCATCCTTGGAGGAGGAGGTCATGGGGTTAGTGTCGCTTATCACCTTGCGAAGAAGGGAGTGAAGGATATATCGATTATTGAGATGAAGAGAATAAATTATGGTTCTAGCGGAAGAAATGCGGGCAGATATAGATATCACTTTCACTCCAAGGAAAATGTAGATTTTGCTAAACATGCTATACCTTATCTCCTGGAGCTATGCAAGAAACTACCCCTTAATCCGGTATGTTACAGAACTGGATATCTTTGGATATTGAAAAACGACGAGACGTTTAACTTCATAAGGAGGATGGACACGCTATGGGAATCGTTTGGAGTTGGCGGGAAATTCTTGGATTGTTCTGAGATGGACTATCTCAAAAGCCAAGATCAATGTTACCTAGCTCCCCAAGACGGGTCCTTTCATCACGACTATCTGACGTTTGGACTTTATGAAGAAATTAAAGAGAAAGTAAAAATAATTAATGGAGAGGCTAGAGAAATATTAACATCGGGAGGAAAAGTGGTCGGAGTAAGAGTAAATGAGGTAACGTTTCCGGCGGATCAAGTGGTGGTCACCCTAGGAGCATGGGCAGGGGACTTTCTGGGAAAAAATGGGTTTAAAGTACCGATAGAGCCTGAAAAGAAAGAAATATTTATTACAGAAGATCTAAAATTTAGAGTTAAACCACTCGTCATTTCAGACCAGATATACTTTTCCCACACGTTGAAGGGAGAAATTATTGGTGGGATTGAAGATTCCAGCCCTAGAATGTTTACAAACTTTGATGTATCGTTGGAGAGGACTCTTATCTTCCTAAAGGAACTAAGGAAGTTAGTCAAGGGTGCAGAAGGCATAAGAATATTGAGGGGTTGGAGCGGCTACTACGAAATGACACCTGACCATTCCCACATTATGGGTTACTCCCAGATGTGGCCGGAAGGTCTTTACATCGATGCAGGGTATAGTGGACATGGAATGATGTTCGCTCCTTTCTCTGGAAAGATTATGGCTGATCTGATTGCCGATGGCTACAAAAATAAGTTCTTAGACGTTTTCAATCCTGATAGATTTGAGAGAAACAAACTAGTGGATGAAAGGATGGTAATTTAA
- the glmM gene encoding phosphoglucosamine mutase — MGKLFGTDGVRGIVNQELTIELAQRLGKAIGTFFGENSTLLIGRDARSGGDMIMRAVESGLISTGVKVYEGGFAPTPALQYSVKTLGYDGGVIITASHNPREHNGIKVLAKDGIEISRDKEDVIESIYFENKFNTVPWHRLTFDVKKEDRVIDTYVSGIISHVDVEKIRRKNFKVLIDGANSVGSISTPIVARELGCKVFTFNANLDPTFSARNPEPTIESLSETAEVARSIKADLSVAHDGDADRAIFIDSMGRVQWGDRSGTLLSLWSSKKEDFPKRIYTAVSSSSLVQEFLSNYGIEVIWTKVGSVDIARRLYQEKGIAGFEENGGFIFPLHQYVRDGAMSFALMLEMMALENSSSAELFNRLPKYHLVKTKVGLKPNMDINNVYEKVEREIGSGNQIVKIDGVKVIGKDFWALVRKSGTEPIIRIMVEAKEPEVAERLANQLKQIVGEI, encoded by the coding sequence ATGGGCAAGCTTTTCGGTACAGACGGAGTTAGAGGTATAGTAAACCAGGAACTAACCATAGAATTAGCTCAGAGGTTAGGGAAGGCTATAGGGACGTTCTTTGGAGAAAACAGTACCTTGCTGATTGGAAGGGACGCCAGATCTGGTGGAGATATGATTATGAGAGCTGTTGAGAGCGGGTTAATATCGACTGGGGTTAAGGTATATGAGGGAGGTTTTGCCCCGACCCCTGCCCTCCAATACTCAGTTAAGACCTTAGGATATGATGGAGGGGTCATAATTACAGCGAGTCATAATCCTAGGGAACATAACGGTATAAAGGTCTTGGCTAAAGACGGTATAGAGATATCGAGAGATAAGGAGGACGTTATAGAAAGCATTTATTTCGAGAATAAGTTCAATACAGTCCCGTGGCATAGGTTAACCTTTGATGTCAAGAAGGAGGATAGAGTTATCGACACATATGTATCAGGGATAATTTCTCACGTTGACGTAGAGAAAATCAGGAGGAAAAACTTCAAGGTTCTGATAGACGGTGCCAACAGTGTGGGCTCAATATCAACTCCTATAGTTGCTAGGGAACTAGGATGTAAGGTGTTCACTTTCAACGCAAACCTAGATCCTACCTTCTCTGCGAGGAATCCTGAACCCACAATCGAATCGTTAAGCGAAACTGCTGAAGTTGCAAGGTCAATAAAGGCAGATCTATCCGTGGCTCATGATGGAGATGCAGATAGGGCTATATTCATTGATTCCATGGGAAGGGTGCAATGGGGGGATAGGAGTGGGACACTCCTAAGTCTCTGGTCTTCCAAGAAGGAAGATTTTCCAAAAAGGATATATACAGCAGTCTCAAGCTCGTCCTTGGTTCAAGAGTTCCTGTCGAACTACGGTATCGAAGTTATCTGGACTAAAGTGGGTAGTGTGGACATCGCGAGAAGGCTGTATCAAGAGAAAGGTATAGCGGGATTTGAGGAGAACGGTGGTTTCATATTCCCACTTCACCAATACGTGAGGGACGGTGCCATGAGTTTTGCCTTAATGCTAGAGATGATGGCGTTGGAAAACTCTAGTTCTGCGGAACTTTTCAACAGGTTACCTAAGTACCATCTTGTTAAGACCAAGGTTGGACTTAAGCCTAACATGGATATAAATAACGTTTATGAAAAGGTGGAGAGGGAAATCGGGAGTGGAAACCAAATAGTGAAGATAGATGGGGTCAAAGTAATAGGAAAAGATTTTTGGGCACTTGTAAGGAAGAGTGGTACAGAACCTATAATACGAATTATGGTAGAGGCTAAGGAACCCGAAGTTGCAGAAAGGTTGGCAAATCAACTTAAACAGATAGTAGGTGAAATTTAA
- a CDS encoding DUF460 domain-containing protein, with translation MKVMGIDIEKGSPNSNEQPKYSIVIMDETGNIILKAEEVSRSRIVRLAWEYEVSAIGTDNVYELGSTDKEIISLLSLLPENVEVIQVNVKNGAFMDLKEVAKEYGIDVQGKPTSSRTAYIVASLVLKGAGTKIKFVENRTKIIISKGRRSGPGGMSSNRYKRHLRGLVLRVFKRVKEELDRHNFDYDVVVRRTKAGLESAMFIVYAPRESLYGIVRKMSGHDVNLEIRPIYRDRIEFIDSKKASQRPIIVGLDPGLEFGISVLDMYGNPLLLSTKRGIDRESLIELILEIGSPVIIATDVNPVPDTVRKLGAILRSRIHVPEKSLSVEEKQTILEDISKKYGMHISDPHVRDSLAAAVMAFRDVERKLRHAEGLINRFGIDMDKNNVFRCIIDDNTIAECIEKEIDKKITESKKPEISVQDLKETNQNIQDSNKLNEEIMFLKHELLKMRRILSKVLGEKYELERKIEEIKLFYRKETERDRRVEELKNIIDQKNKEISRLREILSNYDKRASSLEKVIEALISGKVITVRGSFKGMEVRDGKLYYGEWAINNQLALYISNEIAVVDESLIKDLQLLRKELEISKKVDESSLKKLIDEYRSSRTRSLK, from the coding sequence ATGAAAGTAATGGGAATAGACATAGAAAAGGGGTCTCCAAATTCTAACGAGCAGCCAAAATACTCCATAGTTATCATGGATGAAACAGGGAACATAATACTGAAGGCAGAGGAAGTAAGTAGAAGTAGAATAGTTAGGTTGGCCTGGGAATATGAGGTCTCGGCCATAGGGACGGATAATGTCTACGAACTGGGAAGTACCGATAAGGAGATTATATCACTTCTAAGCCTGTTACCCGAGAACGTTGAGGTTATCCAAGTAAACGTGAAGAACGGGGCGTTCATGGATCTTAAGGAAGTTGCAAAGGAATACGGTATAGATGTCCAAGGAAAGCCTACATCGTCCAGAACCGCATATATTGTTGCCAGTCTAGTCCTTAAAGGAGCAGGTACTAAAATTAAGTTTGTTGAGAATAGAACTAAGATTATCATTTCCAAGGGTCGAAGATCAGGACCTGGAGGTATGAGCTCCAACAGATATAAGAGGCATCTAAGGGGATTAGTTCTCAGGGTATTTAAGAGAGTTAAAGAGGAGCTAGATAGGCATAACTTTGACTATGATGTTGTGGTAAGAAGAACCAAAGCAGGCCTAGAGAGTGCCATGTTTATTGTATATGCGCCTAGAGAAAGTTTGTACGGTATAGTCAGAAAGATGAGCGGCCATGATGTAAACCTTGAAATACGCCCTATATATAGAGACAGGATTGAATTTATAGACAGTAAGAAAGCGTCGCAAAGACCCATCATAGTCGGATTGGATCCTGGACTGGAATTTGGTATATCCGTTCTCGATATGTATGGCAATCCTCTGCTCTTGAGTACTAAAAGAGGAATAGATAGAGAATCTCTAATCGAGCTTATCCTTGAGATTGGATCCCCAGTAATCATTGCGACGGACGTAAACCCAGTTCCCGATACAGTAAGGAAGTTAGGGGCTATTCTTAGATCAAGGATACACGTACCAGAGAAGTCTCTGTCTGTAGAGGAGAAACAGACCATCTTGGAAGATATCTCTAAAAAGTACGGAATGCATATCAGCGACCCTCACGTCAGAGACTCACTGGCTGCAGCAGTCATGGCGTTTAGAGACGTAGAAAGGAAACTACGTCATGCGGAAGGTCTAATAAACAGGTTCGGTATCGACATGGACAAGAATAATGTCTTCAGGTGTATAATTGACGATAATACTATCGCAGAGTGTATAGAAAAGGAAATAGACAAGAAGATAACTGAATCGAAAAAGCCAGAGATCTCAGTTCAAGACCTAAAGGAGACAAACCAGAACATTCAGGATAGCAATAAGCTGAACGAAGAGATCATGTTTCTTAAACACGAACTTCTAAAGATGAGAAGAATTTTGTCGAAGGTATTAGGAGAGAAGTATGAGCTAGAGAGGAAAATTGAGGAGATTAAGCTTTTCTACAGGAAGGAGACTGAAAGGGATAGAAGAGTAGAGGAATTAAAGAACATTATAGACCAGAAGAATAAGGAGATAAGTAGATTAAGGGAGATCCTTAGTAATTACGATAAAAGGGCCTCCTCATTAGAAAAAGTCATTGAGGCATTAATCTCGGGGAAAGTGATAACTGTGAGGGGTAGTTTTAAGGGAATGGAAGTTAGAGACGGAAAATTGTACTACGGTGAGTGGGCCATTAACAATCAGCTAGCCCTGTATATAAGTAACGAAATAGCCGTAGTGGACGAGAGTTTAATAAAGGATTTACAGTTACTAAGAAAGGAATTGGAAATAAGTAAGAAAGTTGACGAGAGTTCTCTCAAGAAGCTCATAGATGAATATAGATCTTCTAGGACGCGTAGTTTAAAATAA
- a CDS encoding ArsR/SmtB family transcription factor — protein MDLIVSDVEDIIKISEALSSMTRVNILKLIANEEKSITELSEELHMTKGNVSSQVALLVSSGLVEVRYTEGNKGLKKLIRSKYSKIVISLLSDDSLQEPGK, from the coding sequence ATGGATCTGATAGTCTCTGATGTTGAGGACATTATTAAAATTTCAGAGGCATTATCTTCGATGACAAGGGTGAATATACTAAAATTGATTGCAAACGAAGAAAAAAGTATAACTGAATTGAGCGAGGAACTACATATGACTAAAGGAAATGTAAGTTCTCAAGTAGCCTTACTCGTGAGCTCTGGGCTTGTAGAGGTTAGATACACTGAAGGTAATAAGGGGCTAAAAAAATTAATAAGATCGAAATATTCAAAAATAGTAATATCTCTACTTTCCGATGATAGCCTTCAGGAACCCGGTAAATAG
- a CDS encoding DUF2153 domain-containing protein: MESSFIGNLDEWIKMQKNLLSTIKDMEKREESVEQDRLDLILASRVAFQHMMRTLKAFDQWLQDPMIIKHMPREMLEDVKRTSWSLLEQLLELDVRHTSQAKELITKLGKEGKLDPLIWSKPPVEDQPTQTRRGTFTTM; this comes from the coding sequence ATGGAAAGCTCATTCATTGGTAATCTAGACGAGTGGATAAAGATGCAAAAGAACCTCTTATCGACAATAAAGGACATGGAGAAAAGGGAGGAAAGTGTAGAGCAGGACCGATTAGACCTTATACTGGCATCTAGGGTAGCGTTCCAGCATATGATGAGAACCTTGAAGGCGTTCGATCAGTGGCTTCAGGATCCAATGATAATTAAACATATGCCAAGAGAGATGCTGGAGGACGTTAAGAGGACTAGTTGGTCCTTACTAGAACAGTTGCTGGAACTTGATGTGAGACATACTAGCCAAGCTAAGGAGTTGATAACAAAACTCGGGAAAGAAGGAAAGCTTGATCCCCTAATATGGAGCAAACCTCCAGTCGAAGATCAGCCAACTCAGACCAGGAGAGGAACTTTCACTACTATGTGA
- a CDS encoding methionine adenosyltransferase, which translates to MKNINIESFRTLEPDSLPVELAERKGTGHPDYMADSASEEASRRLSLYYLKTYGTILHHNLDKTLLVGGQASPRFKGGDVIHPIYIVVAGRATTEVRTSEGTDNIPVGTIIVESVKNWIKENFRYLDAEKHVIVDYKIGKGSADLVGIFDKGKKSTPLSNDTSFGVGFAPYSKLEELVYQTERMLNSKQMKVELPEVGEDVKVMGLRKGKDVTLTIAMAAISPLIEDKNHYISVKEQVKEKVLSLASKVAPDLNVKVNVNTGDREDQGILYLTVTGTSAEHGDDGMTGRGNRGIGLITPMRPMSLEATAGKNPVNHVGKLYNVVANLIAKKAADQVKDVRNVQIEVLGQIGRPINDPLIVNVEVATHSGSITSDTRGEISGIVDEYLDSFDKITHLILEGKVMLF; encoded by the coding sequence ATGAAAAACATCAATATAGAATCCTTTAGGACTTTGGAACCAGATTCCTTACCAGTTGAGTTGGCTGAGAGAAAGGGTACTGGACATCCTGACTATATGGCCGATTCAGCTTCTGAGGAGGCTAGCAGAAGACTTTCACTATACTATCTCAAGACATATGGGACTATCCTTCATCACAACTTAGATAAAACCCTCCTTGTTGGTGGGCAGGCTTCTCCAAGATTCAAGGGCGGTGACGTGATACACCCAATTTACATAGTTGTCGCTGGGAGAGCTACTACAGAAGTCAGGACATCAGAAGGGACAGATAATATACCTGTGGGTACCATTATTGTTGAGAGCGTAAAGAATTGGATAAAAGAGAACTTCAGATATTTGGACGCCGAGAAGCACGTCATCGTTGACTATAAAATAGGCAAGGGATCTGCTGATCTTGTGGGGATTTTCGATAAAGGAAAGAAGTCCACTCCTTTGTCCAATGATACAAGCTTCGGCGTAGGCTTTGCACCCTATTCTAAACTTGAGGAGCTAGTTTATCAAACTGAAAGGATGCTTAACTCAAAACAGATGAAAGTAGAGCTTCCTGAGGTTGGGGAAGACGTAAAGGTTATGGGACTAAGGAAGGGTAAAGATGTAACCTTGACCATAGCTATGGCTGCCATAAGTCCACTAATAGAGGACAAGAATCATTACATTTCCGTTAAGGAACAGGTGAAGGAGAAAGTCCTGAGTCTAGCCTCAAAGGTTGCTCCTGATCTAAACGTTAAAGTCAATGTCAACACGGGAGATAGGGAAGATCAAGGGATTCTGTACTTGACCGTTACCGGGACTTCAGCTGAACACGGTGATGATGGTATGACAGGGAGAGGGAACAGGGGTATAGGGTTAATTACTCCCATGAGGCCAATGTCGCTGGAAGCCACTGCAGGTAAGAATCCTGTTAACCACGTAGGTAAACTGTATAACGTTGTTGCTAACCTTATTGCGAAGAAAGCCGCAGATCAGGTTAAGGACGTGAGGAATGTCCAAATTGAGGTCCTTGGCCAAATAGGAAGACCTATAAACGATCCCCTAATAGTTAACGTTGAAGTCGCAACTCACTCTGGATCAATTACGTCTGACACTAGAGGCGAGATATCTGGTATAGTAGACGAATATCTGGACTCGTTTGATAAGATAACCCATCTGATATTAGAAGGAAAAGTGATGTTATTTTAA